In Neodiprion pinetum isolate iyNeoPine1 chromosome 6, iyNeoPine1.2, whole genome shotgun sequence, one genomic interval encodes:
- the Zir gene encoding dedicator of cytokinesis protein 7 isoform X2, giving the protein MSSVQRAFAHKLSKQHASDVRRQIATSTSYSRDLSKSGSSVSGFSSMMSLCEVLEPLDYEEFLAQHQTMLDRDPLRLILDFPQGDVELKVVKRKIRTEEPVVPSETLDAVSPYVRRCVETFTSDWVIVNRKYKRRVSPIARDRLLQDTPRQDFEVDQEDVNGALSPHDDEDFSNSADTPRGSWASLDLRHSQHDPLLPGLLDRVCPETVDLTNEEKRSEDRQEALFPLYAPPSSPDDEWQEINPALEPSEPFSHKILVKCLQLKLELEVEPIFASLALYDAREKKKVSENFYVDMNPEGLKRMLGSHIAYSDTSTLARSCVFNISKPSPDLFLVVRLEKVLQGDISECAEPYLREDKNKDKVRAAAVAACERLGRYRMPLAWTAIHLSGVIGGGCTDDSESTGSAGSLDRKSGGLEQWRKKVEAPTRRGSLERRSSDKRRSWSQDDFANCLDSFRPITLTVSSFFKQEGERLRDEDLYKLLAELRRPGSNLKRLKCLPGILKLDLSPRPDELPRCLDPDLRRLTPYPDEKSRPFKEILEFPSKVVSPDLSYRNLLYIYPKEANFSARAVSARNIAVRIQLMGGEHEADALTAIFGRSSCPEMTHEAFTSVSYHNKNPSFYDEIKIRLPADLSAKHHLLFTFYHISCQKKIEQPNVEMPVAYTWLQLLRDGHLQSGEFCLPATLDPPPANYSYIAPDVCLPGTRWVDAHKGVFTLILEPVSSVHPQDKYIDRFLSLCGSLETGHIPPRIGEAGMESELKSSMLELARASPAALVRSLPQLLDQLVCLLVRPPALPSQPLNIAAVVFEALGLLVRNVTNLPDDQVDTHGRHPLLATYTAYQCCLPTLSHTSSVVRARSNPDLPVEDLEMEAHTRGLDRTASMRQESPSVNNQAAGRLLHEELALHWVVSTGQARELAMTHSWFFLELIVRSMVVSLSEIDGVEPPRKSRFSPQFSDDVATLAAALTSEVIIRCGKENRTASNLISSLGNFLSDLLSIMDRGFVLSLVRVSCCSLSESSMHVPDSAALFALKLDLVRTICSHEHYVALNLPFGTGYMGWSGSAPASPSPSTGSSGSLISTLVPGDRARFSELSSEFRQQHFLVGLVLSDLANTLEIPNPMLQNKAIGTVRYFMGCHDVDPRYTDPSAKSRVAALYLPLLNIIMDALPQLYHWDSKERSVYLDESGSITQSVALAIAGGASTDVAGTQCRVSLSSEATRHLLMCALWVLKGLEKTALAQWCSELSSRRVLSLLQVLNIATAAFEYKGKKALKRCPPQAAATSDIRSRLEDVILGQGSARSEMMLRRKERSSGDRLRWRKDQMPYRPTEQTEGRAVEQDAHIEGALAAEASLVVLDTLESVVQADGGGGAVVGAVLKVLLRALARNQSTLVLQHMFNTQRALVFKYHSALFDEESERCGDLCLTLLTRCSSPLSAVRSHAAASLYLLMRQNFEIGNNFARVKMQVTTSLSALVGRGRAPSEGALRRALKTVLVYAERDTELADTSFPEQVKDLLFNLHMILSDTVKMKEFQEDPEMLLDLMYRIAKGYQGSPDLRLTWLANMAQQHMERKNHTEAAMCLVHSAALVAEYLHLLEPGGGGRPVGAVALAPVTPNALEESAVGDDVLARREEGLCLGPDFSESGLAGLLEHAASSLHAAGMYEAIADVYRVLLPIAEAAHDYKKLANIHGKLHESYTRVEQLAGKRVFGTYFRVGFYGTRFGDLAGDEFVYKEPTLTKLPEIFSRLENFYAERFGTDNTVIIKDSNPVDPSKLEPDKAYVQITYVEPYFEPHELRHRPTVFHRNFNIKRFVFATPFTPSGKAHGELREQCKRKTILTVATHFPYLKTRIRVVARKLIVLSPIEVAIEDIQKKTAEVAAATAQEPPDAKMLQMVLQGCIGTTVNQGPAEVAVVFLSGLREQNTQPSRLQHKLRLCFKDFSKKCLDALRRNKNLIGPDQRDYQKELERNYQRLTERLTPLIAWSGPASANQTLPTSPRCLLLAPRSNGKHQRDSAGAFSLKRPPFAAGIINCKPG; this is encoded by the exons ATGTCATCAGTTCAACGTGCCTTTGCTCATAAATTGAGCAAGCAGCATGCATCTGACGTAAGACGTCAGATAGCTACTTCAACATCTTACTCAAGAGATTTGTCAAAAAGTGGCAGCAGCGTCTCGGGTTTCTCATCAATG ATGTCACTCTGTGAGGTGCTGGAGCCTTTGGACTATGAAGAATTTTTGGCCCAGCATCAGACGATGTTGGATCGTGATCCATTGCGACTAATCTTAGATTTCCCACAAGGGGATGTCGAGTTGAAAGttgttaaaagaaaaattcgaacaGAAGAACCTGTTGTCCCATCTGAAACACT GGATGCAGTATCACCTTACGTACGGCGATGCGTAGAGACCTTTACATCAGATTGGGTGATAGTGAATCGAAAGTACAAAAGACGAGTTTCTCCCATTGCCAGAGATCGGCTTCTGCAAGATACACCCAGACAGGACTTTGAG GTTGATCAAGAAGATGTTAATGGTGCTTTGTCACCTCATGATGAtgaggatttttcaaattctgcgGATACACCACGGGGTTCGTGGGCTAGTCTGGATCTGCGCCACTCTCAGCATGACCCGTTATTACCTGGACTTCTGGACCGCGTTTGCCCGGAAACTGTGGATCTGACAAATGAAGAGAAACGTTCGGAAGACCGTCAG GAAGCTTTGTTTCCACTTTATGCACCTCCATCCTCACCAGATGATGAGTGGCAGGAGATAAACCCAGCCTTAGAACCTTCCGAGCCATTCTCTCACAAAATATTAGTCAAATGCCTACAATTGAAGTTGGAGCTTGAGGTTGAACCAATATTTGCCAGCTTAGCATTGTATGATgccagagagaaaaagaag GTTTCAGAGAACTTCTACGTTGATATGAATCCTGAGGGATTAAAACGAATGCTTGGAAGTCATATCGCATACAGTGATACAAGCACCTTGGCTAGAAGCTGTGTTTTCAATATCAGTAAACCAAGTCCAGACTTGTTCCTGGTCGTAAGATTGGAGAAGGTTTTGCAAGGTGACATCTCGGAATGTGCCGAGCCATATTTGCgggaagataaaaataaagataag GTAAGAGCAGCTGCAGTGGCAGCATGCGAGCGACTTGGACGTTACAGAATGCCTTTGGCATGGACAGCCATTCATCTTTCCGGGGTTATTGGTGGTGGCTGCACTGATGATTCAGAGAGTACGGGAAGTGCCGGATCCTTGGATAGAAAATCTGGAGGACTAGAGCAATGGAGAAAGAAAGTCGAAGCTCCAACAAGAAGAGGCTCCTTGGAGAGGCGCAGCTCTGACAAGCGACGTAGCTGGTCCCAGGATGATTTTGCCAACTGCTTAGATAGCTTTAG GCCTATCACTCTGACTGTATCAAGTTTCTTCAAGCAGGAGGGTGAGCGACTGAGGGATGAAGACTTGTATAAATTATTGGCAGAGCTACGTAGGCCGGGATCTAACTTGAAAAGATTGAAATGCTTACCTGGTATTCTAAAATTAGACCTTAGTCCAAGACCTGATGAACTTCCCCGATGCTTGGATCCGGACCTGAGAAGATTGACACCTTATCCTGACGAGAAGAGCCGGCCATTCAAAGAGATACTTGAATTTCCTAGCAAAGTAGTCTCTCCAGACTTGTCATATCGTAATCTGCTTTATATTTATCCTAAG GAAGCTAATTTCAGTGCAAGGGCAGTGTCTGCTCGTAACATAGCCGTGAGAATACAATTGATGGGTGGTGAGCATGAGGCAGATGCTCTGACCGCGATATTTGGTCGTTCTTCATGCCCGGAAATGACGCACGAGGCATTCACGTCCGTTTCTTATCACAATAAAAACCCAAGCTTTTacgatgaaattaaaataagaCTTCCTGCCGATTTGAGCGCTAAGCACCATCTATTATTTACATTCTATCACATCAGCTGCCAGAAAAAGATTGAACAACCGAACGTCGAAATGCCAGTTGCTTACACG TGGCTACAGTTGCTCAGGGATGGGCACTTGCAGTCTGGAGAATTCTGTTTGCCAGCTACATTAGATCCTCCACCAGCAAATTATTCGTACATAGCACCAGATGTATGTCTGCCAGGTACAAGATGGGTAGACGCTCACAAGGGAGTGTTTACGCTCATTTTAGAGCCTGTGTCTAGTGTACATCCTCAAGACAAGTATATTGACAG ATTCCTTTCACTTTGTGGTTCTCTGGAAACTGGTCACATACCTCCACGAATTGGTGAAGCAGGAATGGAATCAGAGTTGAAATCTTCAATGTTGGAACTGGCCAGAGCGTCGCCGGCTGCATTAGTCCGCTCGCTTCCTCAGCTGCTGGATCAGCTCGTCTGCTTATTAGTCAGGCCTCCAGCTTTGCCGTCTCAGCCTTTGAATATAGCAGCTGTTGTATTCGAAGCTCTCGGTTTGCTGGTCAGGAATGTGACAAACCTACCAGATGACCAAGTCGATACCCACGGGCGTCATCCTCTACTGGCAACTTACACAGCATATCAATGCTGCTTACCGACCCTGTCACACACCTCGAGCGTCGTTCGAGCTCGAAGTAATCCAGATCTACCTGTTGAAGACCTAGAAATGGAAGCCCATACCAGGGGTCTGGATAGAACAGCCTCAATGCGTCAGGAATCGCCGTCTGTTAACAATCAGGCGGCAGGAAGGCTCCTGCATGAGGAGTTAGCTTTACATTGGGTTGTTTCAACAGGGCAGGCACGGGAACTAGCTATGACGCATTCCTGGTTTTTCCTCGAGCTTATAGTTCGCTCTATGGTGGTATCTTTGTCAGAGATTGACGGAGTCGAACCTCCAAGGAAATCGCGGTTTTCCCCGCAGTTTTCAGACGACGTTGCCACCCTCGCGGCGGCATTAACGTCTGAGGTGATCATACGCTGTGGAAAAGAAAACCGCACAGCTTCTAATCTTATTTCAAGCCTTGGAAATTTTCTCTCTGATTTACTGTCCATCATGGACAGAGGATTCGTTCTCTCTTTGGTTCGTGTCAGTTGTTGTTCTCTCTCTGAGTCATCTATGCATGTACCAGATTCTGCTGCACTATTTGCCCTCAAGCTTGATTTGGTCAGAACGATCTGTTCTCACGAACATTACGTGGCCTTGAACCTTCCCTTTGGAACTGGATACATGGGGTGGTCAGGATCAGCTCCAGCTTCGCCCAGTCCATCAACCGGGAGTTCCGGGAGTTTAATATCAACTCTGGTACCAGGAGACCGAGCAAGATTCTCAGAACTCAGTTCGGAGTTTAGACAGCAGCATTTCCTCGTTGGTCTGGTTCTCTCAGACCTTGCCAATACCCTCGAAATACCAAATCCTATGCTACAGAATAAAGCTATTGGTACTGTTCGCTATTTCATGGGCTGTCACGATGTAGATCCAAGGTACACAGATCCATCAGCTAAATCCCGTGTGGCTGCACTTTACTTGCCACTCCTAAACATTATAATGGACGCACTGCCACAACTTTATCATTGGGATTCTAAGGAGAGGAGCGTTTATCTGGACGAATCTGGTTCCATTACACAATCTGTAGCACTCGCAATAGCAGGAGGCGCGTCGACCGATGTAGCTGGAACGCAATGTCGAGTTTCCTTGAGCTCCGAGGCCACCAGGCATTTGTTAATGTGTGCTCTCTGGGTTTTAAAAGGACTGGAAAAAACAGCTTTGGCACAGTGGTGCTCTGAATTGAGCTCTAGACGTGTTCTGAGTCTGTTACAAGTCCTGAATATTGCTACGGCAGCGTTTGAATACAAAGGAAAAAAGGCATTGAAGAGATGTCCACCTCAAGCTGCTGCCACAAGTGACATTAGGTCTAGATTGGAAGACGTTATACTGGGTCAGGGAAGTGCCAGAAGCGAAATGATGCTGAGAAGAAAGGAAAGATCCAGTGGGGACCGACTAAGATGGAGAAAAGATCAAATGCCATATAG GCCAACTGAGCAGACCGAAGGCCGAGCTGTTGAGCAGGATGCTCATATTGAAGGGGCTCTTGCAGCTGAGGCTTCGCTTGTAGTTTTGGATACACTGGAGTCTGTTGTACAAGCTGATGGCGGAGGAG GTGCAGTAGTCGGTGCGGTCTTAAAAGTTCTTCTTAGAGCATTGGCCAGAAATCAAAGCACCTTAGTTCTCCAGCATATGTTTAACACTCAAAGAGCTCTGGTATTCAAGTATCATAGCGCGCTTTTTGACGAGGAAAGCGAAAGGTGTGGAGACTTGTGTCTGACGTTGCTGACCAGGTGTAGTTCACCTTTAAGTGCAGTCAGAAGCCATGCAGCAGCTAGTTTGTATCTGCTAATgcgacaaaattttgaaattggaaaT AATTTTGCCCGAGTAAAGATGCAAGTAACAACTTCACTATCTGCGCTAGTTGGTCGTGGTAGAGCGCCGAGTGAAGGAGCTCTCAGGCGAGCCTTAAAGACCGTCTTGGTCTATGCTGAACGTGACACAGAATTAGCGGATACGAGTTTTCCAGAGCAAGTTAAGGACTTGTTATTCAATCTCCATATGATTTTATCTGATACTGTGAAGATGAAAGAGTTCCAGGAAGATCCCGAGATGCTTTTGGACTTGATGTACAG AATTGCAAAGGGATATCAAGGATCGCCAGATCTGAGATTGACTTGGTTAGCAAATATGGCGCAGCAGCATATGGAGAGGAAGAATCACACGGAAGCAGCCATGTGTCTAGTGCACAGCGCAGCTCTGGTTGCAGAGTATCTTCACCTTTTGGAACCCGGTGGAGGAGGCCGGCCAGTTGGTGCCGTCGCTTTGGCACCTGTGACACCAAACGCTCTCGAGGAAAGTGCGGTCGGAGATGACGTATTGGCAAGACGAGAAGAAGGCTTGTGTCTTGGGCCAGATTTTTCGGAAAGTGGTTTGGCTGGGCTCCTTGAACACGCGGCTAGCTCACTCCACGCTGCTGGAATGTACGAGGCCATCGCTGACGTTTACAGAGTGTTATTGCCGATAGCCGAAGCCGCTcatgattataaaaaattagcgaacaTCCACGG GAAATTGCACGAGTCGTATACCAGAGTGGAGCAGCTTGCTGGAAAGCGTGTCTTTGGAACGTATTTTAGAGTTGGATTCTACGGAACGCGATTTGGTGACTTGGCTGGAGACGAATTCGTCTACAAGGAGCCCACTCTGACGAAACTTCCCGAGATATTTTCCAGGCTTGAGAATTTTTACGCTGAAAGATTTGGCACTGATAATACCGTAATAATAAAGGATTCGAACCCGGTAGATCCTAGTAAATTGGAACCGGACAAAGCCTATGTTCAAATAACTTACGTCGAGCCTTACTTCGAGCCTCATGAATTACGTCATAGGCCAACGGTGTTTCACCGAAATTTCAATATCA AACGCTTTGTATTTGCTACCCCCTTCACTCCGAGTGGAAAGGCTCACGGAGAGTTGCGGGAACAGTGCAAGCGGAAGACGATATTGACTGTAGCGACGCATTTTCCGTATTTGAAGACGAGAATTCGGGTGGTAGCGAGAAAACTGATTGTATTAAGTCCCATCGAGGTCGCGATTGAAGATATACAGAAGAAGACAGCTGAG GTAGCAGCAGCGACTGCTCAGGAACCTCCGGATGcaaaaatgttacaaatgGTTCTGCAGGGATGCATCGGGACAACGGTGAATCAAGGTCCAGCCGAAGTAGCAGTAGTCTTTTTATCCGGCCTGCGAGAGCAGAATACTCAGCCCTCGAGACTGCAGCATAAACTTCGGCTCTGCTTTAAAGACTTTTCTAAAAAATGTCTAGACGCTCTGAGGCGAAACAAAAACCTGATCGGACCCGATCAGCGTGATTACCAAAAAGAGTTGGAACGAAATTACCAAAGGTTGACCGAAAGATTGACACCATTGATCGCTTGGAG CGGACCAGCGTCAGCAAACCAGACGTTACCAACGTCACCGCGCTG